The Candidatus Polarisedimenticolia bacterium genome contains a region encoding:
- a CDS encoding lipopolysaccharide biosynthesis protein: MSIGRVVRNISAGYVGAAVNGATLLILTPLVIRSLGTLEYGLWVTATALGSYFGSLNAGSGAAGVRSVASGAAREGFDQASRELGSIFRVYCVLGILACVGLIGLGFITLDRFGVPPELKVSMRWLIALIGINFLISFPFGLTRSALAGMQYFGLLNTVEVATALFRLAATAALLAAGMGVVSLGVVQLIASVAGHLARWRAIRRLAPEIHLTGGPTYRKLVPQAFLFSALSFGYESLRTLFENSDLLILGLLAGPQAVALFAVAATVASFVSKGLQPVSNVLFPLASRADSQGTAQARLLEVATRVNLALALPVVTLLMVDGGALLRLWAGESFASSLPILRALALAALVTAASLAPTTLLFGAGRVGVLLGAESWRYALNLALVVVGYRLYDLPGAAVGTLAATLGIDAWLVLRRCCPWGGVDPKSFLIHSVGAPLLTGLPVVLLMAAWKSWAPDPSLPLLLARAAACLGAFALMYGVSGTFREERRLVVRAWAEVFR; this comes from the coding sequence GTGAGCATCGGCAGGGTGGTCCGCAACATCTCAGCCGGCTATGTCGGGGCGGCGGTCAACGGCGCGACGCTGCTGATCCTGACGCCCTTGGTGATCCGCAGCCTCGGCACCCTGGAGTATGGCCTCTGGGTGACCGCGACGGCGCTGGGGAGCTACTTCGGCTCCCTCAACGCCGGCAGCGGCGCCGCCGGGGTCAGGTCGGTGGCTTCCGGCGCGGCGCGGGAGGGCTTCGACCAGGCCAGCCGGGAGCTGGGGTCCATCTTCCGCGTCTACTGCGTCCTGGGAATCCTGGCATGCGTCGGATTGATCGGTCTCGGCTTCATCACGCTCGACCGGTTCGGCGTTCCCCCGGAGCTGAAGGTCTCCATGCGCTGGCTGATCGCGCTCATCGGGATCAACTTTCTGATCTCCTTTCCCTTCGGCCTGACCCGCAGTGCGCTGGCCGGGATGCAGTATTTCGGGCTGCTCAACACCGTCGAGGTTGCCACAGCGCTTTTCCGCCTGGCGGCCACCGCGGCGCTGCTGGCGGCAGGGATGGGGGTCGTCTCGCTCGGGGTGGTGCAGCTGATCGCGTCGGTCGCCGGGCACCTCGCCCGCTGGCGCGCGATCCGCCGCCTGGCGCCGGAGATTCATCTGACCGGTGGCCCGACCTACCGCAAGCTGGTGCCCCAGGCCTTTCTCTTCTCCGCCCTTTCCTTCGGGTACGAGAGCCTGAGGACGCTTTTCGAAAACTCCGATCTGCTGATCCTCGGCCTGCTCGCGGGGCCGCAGGCGGTGGCCCTGTTCGCCGTGGCGGCCACGGTCGCCTCCTTCGTTTCCAAGGGGCTGCAGCCCGTCTCCAACGTCCTGTTCCCGCTCGCCTCGCGCGCCGATTCCCAGGGAACGGCGCAGGCGCGCCTGCTCGAGGTGGCCACGCGGGTGAATCTGGCGCTGGCCCTGCCGGTGGTGACGCTCCTGATGGTGGACGGTGGCGCGCTCCTGCGGTTGTGGGCCGGTGAGTCTTTTGCCTCCAGCCTCCCGATCCTGCGCGCCCTCGCCCTGGCGGCGCTGGTCACGGCGGCCTCGCTGGCACCCACGACGCTGCTGTTCGGAGCCGGACGCGTGGGAGTCCTGCTGGGGGCGGAATCGTGGCGCTACGCCCTCAACCTCGCGCTTGTGGTGGTGGGATACCGCCTCTATGACTTGCCGGGCGCGGCGGTGGGCACGCTCGCGGCGACGCTCGGAATCGACGCCTGGCTGGTGCTGCGGCGCTGCTGTCCCTGGGGCGGCGTCGATCCGAAAAGCTTCCTGATCCATTCGGTGGGAGCCCCGCTCCTGACCGGGCTCCCGGTGGTCCTCCTGATGGCCGCCTGGAAATCGTGGGCTCCTGATCCTTCTCTGCCTCTCCTGCTGGCCAGGGCCGCGGCGTGCCTCGGGGCTTTCGCCCTGATGTACGGCGTGAGCGGCACCTTCCGCGAGGAGCGGCGTCTCGTCGTGCGCGCATGGGCGGAGGTGTTCCGATGA
- a CDS encoding glycosyltransferase family A protein, with protein MSRITPASVSVVVCTRNRAGLLDGCLARLAILDPAPLEILVVDQGDDDAASQVVLRHRDRLPNLRHLPSSSRGLSRARNLGIAQAHGEILSFTDDDCLVRSDWVASVARAFDRHPEIAAVTGGSLPDGVDDADPRILAAATWHPAAPRLYRSFVDPAVVGGGFNLSFRKEWAERIGRFDADLGPGARFRGADDTDFIHRILHAGGSILYDPAVVVAHLPWRNGTVQSAVEWEYGHGIAVWALKRLRVRDFFPARVALGVFATQARRVAGGIVRGDGGALRTGWSYVSGMCRGAASWLMASSPAPVDREAGSV; from the coding sequence TTGAGCCGGATCACCCCTGCCTCGGTCTCGGTCGTCGTCTGCACGCGCAACCGCGCGGGCCTGCTCGACGGCTGCCTGGCGCGCCTGGCGATCCTCGACCCGGCGCCGCTGGAGATTCTGGTGGTGGACCAGGGGGACGACGATGCCGCGTCTCAGGTCGTGCTCCGCCATCGAGACCGCCTGCCCAACCTGCGCCACCTCCCCTCATCGAGTCGCGGCCTGAGCCGCGCGCGGAACCTCGGCATTGCCCAGGCGCACGGTGAGATTCTCAGCTTCACGGACGATGACTGCCTGGTGCGCAGCGACTGGGTGGCCTCGGTGGCGCGCGCTTTCGACCGCCATCCCGAGATCGCGGCCGTGACCGGCGGCTCGCTTCCCGACGGGGTGGACGACGCCGATCCGCGCATCCTGGCGGCGGCCACCTGGCATCCGGCGGCGCCCCGCCTCTACCGCAGCTTCGTGGATCCGGCGGTGGTGGGGGGCGGCTTCAATCTCTCCTTTCGCAAGGAGTGGGCCGAGAGGATCGGGAGGTTCGACGCCGACCTGGGCCCCGGCGCGCGGTTCCGCGGCGCCGACGACACCGATTTCATCCATCGCATCCTGCATGCCGGAGGGTCAATCCTCTACGACCCCGCCGTCGTGGTAGCCCACCTCCCATGGCGCAACGGCACCGTCCAGTCGGCGGTGGAATGGGAATATGGCCATGGCATCGCGGTGTGGGCACTGAAGCGGCTGCGGGTGCGCGACTTCTTCCCCGCCCGCGTCGCCCTGGGCGTGTTCGCTACCCAGGCCCGCCGCGTGGCGGGCGGGATCGTGCGTGGCGACGGCGGTGCCTTGCGCACCGGCTGGTCGTATGTCTCGGGGATGTGCCGCGGCGCGGCGAGCTGGCTGATGGCTTCTTCTCCCGCGCCCGTCGATCGGGAGGCCGGAAGTGTCTGA
- a CDS encoding polysaccharide deacetylase family protein, translating into MSERRGVTILMYHWISGDPGQRLRHWGVTPEQFAAQVRWLHEEGYRTLTLDQVVQIVRNLAPMPERAVALTFDDGYRDFLEGASQVLLDHGFTATIFLVADRVGTTNSWDARHGDPPRRLLSWSEARELARRGFELGSHTRTHRMLPTLSDAELDDEIAGSKALLQDRLGMAVRHFSYPHGELDGRCLRRVRAAGYASACSDRRGGNRPGVDPFLLKRSLITCHESRWSFSFKARTGFGIREWTTTRISRRRIPGTPAALGGRP; encoded by the coding sequence GTGTCTGAGCGACGCGGCGTGACGATTCTCATGTACCACTGGATCAGCGGCGATCCCGGGCAGCGGCTGCGGCACTGGGGCGTCACGCCGGAGCAGTTCGCGGCGCAAGTGCGCTGGCTGCACGAGGAAGGGTACCGCACGCTGACCCTGGACCAGGTGGTCCAGATCGTCCGCAACCTGGCGCCCATGCCGGAGCGCGCTGTGGCGCTCACCTTCGATGACGGCTACCGCGATTTCCTGGAGGGCGCCTCCCAGGTCCTGCTCGATCATGGCTTCACCGCCACCATCTTCCTGGTCGCCGACCGGGTCGGCACCACCAACTCCTGGGATGCGCGCCACGGCGATCCGCCCCGCCGCCTCCTCTCCTGGTCGGAGGCGCGGGAGCTGGCGCGGCGCGGCTTCGAGCTCGGCTCTCACACGCGGACGCATCGCATGCTGCCGACGCTGTCGGATGCCGAGCTGGACGACGAGATCGCCGGCTCGAAAGCCCTCCTTCAGGATCGGCTCGGCATGGCGGTGCGGCATTTCTCCTATCCGCACGGGGAGCTCGACGGGCGCTGTTTGCGGCGAGTGCGCGCCGCCGGCTACGCCAGCGCCTGCTCCGACCGGCGTGGCGGCAACCGGCCGGGAGTCGATCCCTTCCTGCTGAAGCGCAGCCTGATCACCTGCCATGAGAGCCGCTGGTCCTTCTCGTTCAAGGCGCGCACCGGCTTCGGCATCCGGGAATGGACGACGACCCGGATCTCGCGGCGGCGGATCCCCGGCACGCCCGCGGCTCTCGGAGGGCGGCCATGA
- a CDS encoding glycosyltransferase, which translates to MSTPALSIVVPTYNRRELLSRTLPALLQRAREEGPAEVIVVVDGSADGTLEILAGYVHDPGLQVIFQENRGLAAARNRGTAAAAAEAVLFLDDDMLLDEGALAQHRAAHAPEGERVVFGSLGLAPGPRRSFLKEGVEVWGEQVRERLSAPGYRFRFDDCHFGHASVSRSLLRSRGGFDETYVKFGNEDYDLGWRLIQASAEMRFLPEAVARQIYDKDMPRWLRDCQCVGEADQVLAAKHPLLRSHLRLSALPEHPLRRLARRSGLSAADPLAPLWALLESSLSRLERRGARGRWLGMAQSLVGERRYWMGVRSRSGEMPSVASSRQARSRSVA; encoded by the coding sequence ATGAGCACCCCGGCGCTCAGCATCGTCGTTCCGACCTACAACCGCCGCGAGCTTCTCTCCCGGACGCTGCCGGCTCTGCTTCAGCGGGCTCGTGAAGAGGGGCCGGCCGAGGTAATCGTCGTGGTGGACGGATCCGCCGACGGGACTCTCGAGATCCTCGCGGGATACGTTCATGATCCCGGTCTTCAAGTGATTTTCCAGGAAAATCGCGGATTGGCCGCGGCGCGCAACCGCGGCACGGCGGCCGCCGCCGCCGAGGCGGTGCTCTTCCTGGACGACGACATGCTGCTCGACGAGGGCGCCTTGGCGCAGCACCGCGCGGCGCATGCCCCCGAAGGGGAGCGGGTGGTCTTTGGATCCCTGGGCCTGGCGCCCGGCCCCCGCAGGTCCTTCCTGAAGGAAGGGGTCGAGGTCTGGGGAGAACAGGTGCGCGAGCGGCTGTCGGCACCGGGCTATCGCTTCCGCTTCGACGATTGCCATTTCGGCCATGCCTCGGTATCGCGCTCCCTGCTGCGCTCCCGCGGTGGCTTCGACGAGACCTACGTGAAGTTCGGCAACGAAGACTACGACCTGGGCTGGCGACTGATCCAGGCGAGCGCGGAGATGCGCTTTCTCCCAGAGGCCGTGGCCCGCCAGATCTACGACAAGGATATGCCTCGCTGGCTGCGGGACTGCCAGTGCGTCGGCGAGGCCGATCAGGTCCTGGCCGCCAAGCATCCCCTCCTGAGGAGCCACCTGCGCCTGTCGGCGCTGCCGGAGCATCCGCTGCGCCGCCTGGCGCGTCGCAGCGGCCTGTCCGCCGCGGATCCCCTGGCGCCCCTGTGGGCGCTGCTCGAGTCGTCATTGTCGCGCCTCGAGAGAAGGGGCGCGCGCGGCCGCTGGCTGGGGATGGCCCAGTCCCTGGTGGGGGAGCGCCGTTACTGGATGGGAGTCCGGAGCCGCTCCGGAGAGATGCCCAGCGTCGCCTCTTCCCGCCAGGCGCGCAGCCGGAGCGTCGCATGA
- a CDS encoding glycosyltransferase — MSRARISVLIATADRPELMEDCLAHVARAATSADEIIVLDQSRDAVSILRLPDDTGPVLRHLRCPRRGKSAALNVGVAEACGSLLAFTDDDCRVAPDWLEVMHHAFARSGAGVALTGRVLAGEAEPGAVRAPSLREDSEAREYRSPLYRDVLFGNNMALPAEALRRVGRFDESLGPGTRFPAAEDNDLGYRLLRAGIPIHYLPGMTVRHRSWRGASQQVDLFRAYGVGQGAFYGKHARAGDWHMLGRMAKNLWDGCRDAGGAAILGRAYDFRASISFSKGLLQGFFGAAVRGGNGRTAALQTEKP; from the coding sequence ATGAGCCGCGCGCGCATCTCGGTGCTCATCGCCACGGCCGACCGCCCCGAGCTGATGGAGGATTGCCTGGCGCACGTGGCCCGGGCCGCCACGAGTGCCGACGAGATCATCGTCCTGGATCAGAGCCGCGATGCCGTGTCGATTCTGCGGCTGCCGGATGACACGGGCCCGGTGCTGCGCCATCTGCGCTGTCCGCGGCGCGGCAAGAGCGCGGCGCTGAACGTCGGCGTGGCGGAGGCGTGCGGCTCCCTGCTGGCCTTCACCGACGACGACTGCCGGGTTGCCCCCGACTGGCTCGAGGTGATGCACCATGCCTTCGCGCGATCCGGGGCAGGGGTGGCGCTGACCGGACGAGTGCTCGCCGGAGAGGCCGAGCCGGGAGCGGTGCGCGCCCCGTCTCTGCGCGAGGATTCCGAGGCGCGCGAGTACCGCAGCCCCCTCTACCGCGACGTGCTTTTCGGCAACAACATGGCGCTGCCGGCCGAGGCGCTGCGCCGGGTCGGCAGGTTCGACGAATCGCTGGGACCTGGGACCCGCTTCCCCGCGGCCGAGGACAACGACCTCGGCTATCGCCTCTTGAGGGCCGGGATCCCGATCCACTACCTGCCGGGAATGACGGTGCGGCACCGATCCTGGAGGGGCGCGTCGCAGCAGGTCGACCTGTTCCGGGCCTACGGGGTGGGGCAGGGGGCGTTCTACGGCAAGCATGCCCGCGCCGGCGACTGGCACATGCTCGGCCGGATGGCCAAGAACCTGTGGGATGGCTGCCGCGACGCGGGCGGCGCGGCCATTCTCGGGCGCGCTTATGACTTCCGGGCTTCGATCTCATTCTCGAAAGGACTGCTGCAAGGCTTTTTCGGAGCGGCCGTGCGCGGGGGGAACGGCCGGACCGCGGCGCTGCAGACGGAGAAGCCGTGA
- a CDS encoding class I SAM-dependent methyltransferase, with amino-acid sequence MSPEGVEAEASTRAREARRVVRRIAHPKIWQYDYLMLREIVAGLRRQAGALNGGGNLEILDVGCKYQPYRELFEARAASYVGVDLAPFHGVGVRGDALALPFRSDAFDLVVCTQAFYLMTDFRRALSELVRVTRSGGRILLTTIGIWPYPPAVRLHRWSRRELEEALAEFGETRVEESGGLLQLVPQLANALLAMGVEGPLVQRHPRGGRLLALPLKGLYLSVNVLGMAASRMIRAAARAGLGTARSMQDVDTHLAINYLAVLRPRK; translated from the coding sequence GTGAGCCCGGAGGGAGTCGAGGCGGAGGCCTCGACTCGAGCGCGCGAGGCGCGCCGCGTGGTGCGGCGAATCGCGCATCCCAAGATCTGGCAGTACGACTACTTGATGCTGCGGGAAATCGTCGCGGGTCTGCGGCGCCAGGCCGGGGCGCTGAACGGCGGCGGGAATCTGGAGATTCTGGACGTGGGATGCAAATACCAGCCGTACCGGGAGCTGTTCGAGGCGCGGGCGGCGAGCTACGTGGGCGTCGATCTGGCCCCTTTCCACGGGGTCGGAGTGCGCGGCGACGCCCTGGCGCTCCCTTTTCGCTCCGATGCCTTCGACCTGGTGGTCTGCACCCAGGCTTTCTACCTGATGACCGATTTCCGCCGCGCCTTGTCGGAGCTGGTGCGGGTGACCCGCTCGGGCGGCAGGATTCTCCTGACCACGATCGGCATCTGGCCCTATCCGCCGGCGGTGAGGCTGCACCGCTGGAGCCGGCGCGAGCTGGAGGAGGCGCTGGCGGAGTTCGGGGAGACGCGCGTGGAAGAGAGCGGCGGATTGCTGCAGCTGGTGCCGCAGCTGGCCAACGCTCTGCTCGCCATGGGAGTGGAAGGGCCGCTGGTGCAGCGGCACCCGCGCGGCGGACGGCTGCTGGCGCTGCCTCTGAAGGGGCTCTACCTGTCGGTGAACGTCCTCGGGATGGCCGCGTCGCGGATGATCCGCGCCGCTGCCCGTGCGGGGCTCGGGACGGCGCGCTCGATGCAGGATGTCGACACGCACCTCGCCATCAACTATCTGGCCGTGCTGCGGCCGCGGAAGTGA
- a CDS encoding radical SAM protein yields MSYELGARLKEILLRTAPAFMADRWQAPRVLTFMMTYRCNLRCTMCWQWGEQGLFHEMPREHELQQLDLATLRAVVDDVAAEGTGVFLWGGEPFLHRDLLPFVEHVKSLGMYCSINTNGTYLPRDARRLVDLGVDAIMVSVDGPREVHDRIRGMDGSFQKIADGLKAVRAARNGGAKPEIVVNTTVSPGNQDVLLKTYETVEALGADRMILSQLWFTTEEIGRANEAYFREKFSAHAGSWKGFVMDVSSLDPDLIGSQMREMARRDKSLPLSFLPDLHPGQIAAYYRKPSEAFGKTRCLVPWLEAEILPNGDVTPCSDRPDLIMGNVRRQRFGEIWNNEPYQTFRRAMREDGLFPYCSRCCGLWSH; encoded by the coding sequence ATGTCGTACGAGTTGGGAGCGCGGCTCAAGGAGATCCTGCTGCGGACGGCTCCGGCCTTCATGGCGGACCGCTGGCAGGCCCCGCGAGTCCTCACCTTCATGATGACCTACCGCTGCAACCTGCGCTGCACCATGTGCTGGCAATGGGGCGAGCAGGGTCTGTTCCACGAGATGCCGCGCGAGCACGAGCTGCAGCAGCTGGATCTCGCCACGCTGCGCGCGGTGGTGGATGATGTCGCCGCGGAAGGTACGGGAGTCTTCCTGTGGGGCGGCGAGCCCTTCCTGCACCGCGACCTCCTCCCCTTCGTCGAGCACGTCAAGTCCCTGGGAATGTACTGCAGCATCAACACCAACGGAACCTACCTGCCGCGCGACGCCCGCCGGCTGGTGGATCTGGGGGTGGACGCCATCATGGTGTCGGTGGACGGCCCGCGCGAGGTGCACGACCGGATCCGCGGCATGGACGGCTCGTTCCAGAAGATTGCCGACGGTTTGAAGGCGGTGCGCGCGGCGCGCAACGGCGGCGCCAAGCCGGAGATCGTCGTCAACACCACCGTCTCCCCCGGCAACCAGGATGTTCTCTTGAAGACCTACGAGACCGTGGAGGCCCTGGGCGCAGATCGGATGATTCTTTCGCAGCTCTGGTTCACCACCGAGGAGATCGGCCGAGCCAACGAGGCCTACTTCCGCGAGAAATTCAGCGCCCACGCCGGGTCATGGAAAGGCTTCGTGATGGACGTGTCGAGTCTCGACCCCGATCTCATCGGTTCGCAGATGCGCGAGATGGCGCGCCGTGACAAGTCGCTCCCCCTGAGCTTCCTCCCGGACCTGCATCCCGGACAGATCGCGGCCTATTACCGTAAGCCATCCGAGGCCTTCGGCAAGACGCGCTGCCTGGTCCCGTGGCTGGAGGCCGAGATTCTGCCGAACGGGGACGTTACGCCCTGCTCCGATCGGCCCGATCTGATCATGGGCAACGTCCGCCGGCAGCGCTTCGGTGAAATATGGAACAACGAGCCCTACCAGACCTTCCGCCGCGCCATGCGGGAGGACGGGCTTTTCCCTTACTGCTCCCGCTGCTGCGGGCTCTGGTCTCATTGA
- a CDS encoding glycosyltransferase codes for MRSISVLICTRDRSAMLEECLRSVLACAPGATEIVVVDQSADETTRLAVCRQQGGKVPVRYLRSRGKGLSHAKNQGIADCTSDIVAFTDDDCRVDAGWLGAITGPIAAGTAGAVAGRTLPEPGSDGGEETRSMYAPPQARSFSARTHPWRVGGGGNFAVLREAMRRVGPFDERFGPGAPLESAEDMDMVHRLLRAGFRIVYVPEAVVQHRSWRAPVENRRLARRYGVGAGGYFAKHFVAGDLISGWRFVQRAGVRSLSLASGALRGDGRKMEEQLEYLKGLFQGGARYFACISAGMAGLEKGRAR; via the coding sequence ATGCGCTCCATATCGGTCCTCATCTGCACCCGCGATCGCAGCGCCATGCTGGAAGAGTGCCTGCGTTCGGTGCTGGCCTGCGCGCCGGGGGCCACCGAGATCGTGGTGGTGGACCAGAGCGCCGATGAGACGACCCGGCTGGCGGTCTGCCGACAGCAGGGAGGCAAGGTGCCGGTGCGCTACCTGCGCAGCCGGGGCAAGGGGCTGTCGCACGCGAAGAACCAGGGAATTGCCGATTGCACCTCCGACATCGTCGCCTTCACCGACGATGACTGCCGGGTCGATGCGGGCTGGCTCGGAGCGATCACCGGCCCGATTGCCGCCGGCACGGCGGGCGCCGTCGCCGGCCGGACCCTGCCGGAGCCCGGGAGCGACGGAGGCGAGGAGACCCGCTCGATGTACGCGCCGCCGCAGGCCCGCTCCTTTTCGGCCCGGACGCATCCCTGGCGGGTCGGCGGGGGAGGAAATTTCGCGGTGCTGCGCGAGGCGATGCGCCGCGTCGGACCGTTCGACGAGCGCTTCGGCCCCGGCGCCCCCCTCGAGAGCGCCGAGGATATGGACATGGTGCATCGCCTGCTGCGCGCCGGCTTCCGTATCGTCTACGTCCCCGAAGCGGTGGTGCAGCACCGCTCCTGGCGGGCTCCGGTGGAGAACCGCCGCCTGGCCCGCCGCTACGGCGTGGGCGCGGGCGGCTATTTCGCCAAGCATTTCGTCGCGGGCGATTTGATCAGCGGATGGCGCTTCGTGCAGCGCGCCGGAGTGCGCAGCCTGTCGCTCGCTTCGGGAGCGCTGCGCGGCGACGGCCGGAAGATGGAAGAACAGCTCGAGTATTTGAAGGGCCTTTTCCAGGGGGGCGCGCGTTACTTCGCATGTATCTCCGCCGGAATGGCGGGACTCGAGAAAGGACGGGCCCGATGA
- a CDS encoding glycosyltransferase family 39 protein: MSVRGALGEMSILPLRAAADRALPGWSARHEILALVLALAAFAAALAPALRESGTPPGWDPANHLRDSLVVERILTHPGTVSLPVVRAILHGSEDYPLITPTGYYPPLVPAVTALLYLAAGHSYETAMATNLLFLGVLAFAVWGLGNALAPRPAGLLAALLVLAAPGIRSNAREYMLDLPLAALVILAVWALLKTRGFADRRWSLFFGALCGTGMLAKWSFFLFLAPPMTWAVARSWVADGREASPRRRAANLGLALLVGAALVAPYYLPILPILARKTWVHAGGAADGFESPFTLFSVRYHLEALPRRLMGWPLTLATAAGIAAGLWRGTARRSIGLLLGWAAVLYVVFTFGVANKQSRYLLPWIPVLLLAASIGLADLWRRAASRHVAVTGAAAVLLLMPAAGLRGGWEAGGSGDWKMAALTGAIEKDLSEHKASDRVRKVGVVADMQSVNGPTVAYFTARRGLPVTVVQLVNRMKSHVAMEVGLDPFGRPDFYQSFTEYDYLVTKTGDSAVPPWEGVVPEMMRYVESRRSELDEIATFAVPDGSIVSLYGRKDR, translated from the coding sequence ATGAGCGTGCGGGGTGCTCTGGGAGAGATGTCGATTCTGCCGCTGCGCGCCGCCGCCGACCGGGCCCTGCCGGGATGGTCGGCGCGCCACGAGATCCTTGCGCTGGTGCTGGCGCTCGCCGCCTTCGCCGCGGCGCTCGCGCCCGCCCTGAGGGAATCGGGGACGCCGCCCGGCTGGGATCCCGCGAATCATCTGCGCGACAGCCTGGTCGTCGAGCGGATCCTGACCCATCCGGGGACCGTGAGCCTGCCCGTTGTGCGCGCCATCCTGCACGGCTCCGAGGACTACCCGCTGATCACGCCGACCGGCTACTACCCTCCGCTGGTCCCCGCCGTGACGGCCTTGCTCTATCTCGCGGCGGGCCACAGCTACGAGACGGCGATGGCGACGAACCTGCTCTTCCTCGGAGTGCTCGCCTTCGCGGTGTGGGGGCTGGGCAACGCGCTGGCGCCGCGGCCCGCCGGATTGCTGGCGGCCCTGCTGGTGCTGGCCGCGCCCGGCATCCGCTCCAACGCCCGGGAGTACATGCTCGATCTGCCGCTGGCGGCGCTGGTGATCCTGGCGGTCTGGGCCCTGCTGAAGACACGCGGCTTTGCCGATCGCCGCTGGAGCCTTTTCTTCGGAGCGCTGTGCGGTACCGGCATGCTGGCCAAGTGGAGCTTCTTCTTGTTCCTGGCGCCCCCGATGACCTGGGCCGTTGCGCGCAGCTGGGTTGCGGACGGCAGGGAAGCCTCGCCGCGGCGCCGGGCGGCCAACCTGGGGTTGGCGCTGCTCGTCGGGGCGGCGCTCGTCGCACCGTATTACCTGCCGATCCTGCCAATCCTGGCTCGCAAGACCTGGGTGCACGCGGGGGGCGCCGCCGATGGCTTCGAGTCTCCCTTCACCCTCTTCTCGGTGCGCTACCACCTCGAGGCGCTGCCGAGAAGGCTGATGGGGTGGCCCCTCACGCTGGCGACCGCCGCCGGGATCGCAGCGGGTCTGTGGCGCGGCACGGCGCGGCGATCGATCGGGCTGCTGCTGGGCTGGGCGGCGGTCCTCTACGTCGTTTTCACCTTCGGCGTCGCCAACAAGCAATCACGCTACCTGCTCCCCTGGATCCCGGTGCTCCTGCTGGCCGCCTCCATCGGCCTGGCCGATCTCTGGCGGCGCGCCGCCTCCCGGCACGTCGCGGTCACGGGCGCGGCCGCCGTGCTGCTGCTGATGCCGGCGGCGGGTCTGCGCGGCGGATGGGAGGCCGGCGGTAGCGGCGACTGGAAAATGGCGGCGCTGACCGGGGCGATCGAGAAGGATCTCTCCGAGCACAAGGCGTCGGATCGCGTCCGCAAGGTCGGAGTGGTGGCCGACATGCAGTCGGTCAACGGCCCGACGGTCGCCTACTTCACGGCGCGCCGCGGTCTGCCGGTCACCGTCGTACAGCTGGTGAACCGGATGAAATCGCATGTCGCCATGGAAGTCGGGCTGGACCCTTTCGGGCGTCCCGACTTCTACCAGTCCTTCACGGAGTACGACTACCTGGTCACCAAGACCGGCGACAGCGCGGTGCCGCCGTGGGAAGGGGTGGTGCCCGAGATGATGCGCTACGTCGAGAGCCGCAGAAGCGAGCTGGACGAGATCGCCACTTTTGCGGTTCCCGACGGATCGATCGTGTCGCTGTACGGGAGGAAGGACCGATGA